The Lutra lutra chromosome 10, mLutLut1.2, whole genome shotgun sequence genome contains a region encoding:
- the LOC125079722 gene encoding LOW QUALITY PROTEIN: olfactory receptor 51F2-like (The sequence of the model RefSeq protein was modified relative to this genomic sequence to represent the inferred CDS: inserted 1 base in 1 codon; deleted 1 base in 1 codon): protein MSSFPNITSTSLTFFLMGVPGLEAAHTWISIPFCCLYMTALSGNGIILFVIITESSLHEPMYYFLSMLSTTDLGLCISTLVTTLGIFWFSARQISFXACVAQTFFIQLFTVVESSVLLAMAFDRFIAICNPLRYAAILTDSRIVKVWFAILMRGIVILMPLVLLLKRLSFCQNYVLHHSYCFHPDIIQLSCSDNKINSVLGLTALIVTAGVDSIFIFLSYTLIIKTILSIASPEERHKAFSTCISHIGAVAIFYIPLISLCFVHRFGKKGPPYVHTLMANVYLLIPPVMNPIIYSVRTKQIRRAIKKVLFAKESEL from the exons TTTTTTCTGATGGGAGTTCCAGGACTTGAAGCTGCCCACACCTGGATCTCCATCCCCTTCTGCTGTCTTTACATGACTGCCCTCTCTGGGAACGGTATAATCCTGTTTGTCATCATCACTGAGTCAAGTCTCCATGAACCTATGTACTATTTCCTCTCTATGCTCTCAACCACTGACTTGGGCTTGTGTATTTCAACACTGGTCACTACACTGGGCATATTCTGGTTCAGTGCAAGACAGATTAGTT ATGCCTGTGTTGCCCAGACATTCTTCATTCAACTCTTTACTGTTGTGGAGTCTTCAGTGCTCTTGGCAATGGCCTTTGACCGCTTCATTGCCATTTGCAACCCACTGAGATATGCTGCCATCCTGACTGATTCCAGAATTGTCAAAGTGTGGTTTGCCATCCTTATGAGGGGGATAGTGATCCTAATGCCTCTGGTCCTGCTTCTTAAACGTTTATCCTTCTGCCAAAACTATGTGCTTCATCATTCTTATTGTTTCCATCCTGATATAATCCAGCTGTCATGTTCTGACAATAAGATCAACAGTGTTTTAGGACTTACTGCCCTTATAGTTACTGCAGGAGTGGactccatctttatttttctctcctacaCTCTGATTATTAAGACCATCCTAAGCATTGCTTCCCCAGAGGAGCGGCATAAAGCCTTCAGCACTTGTATCTCCCACATAGGTGCTGTTGCCATCTTCTACATTCCTCTCATTAGCTTGTGCTTTGTCCATAGGTTTGGGAAAAAGGGACCTCCTTATGTACACACTCTTATGGCCAATGTGTATTTGCTTATTCCACCAGTGATGAATCCCATTATTTATAGTGTGAGGACCAAGCAGATCCGTAGGGCCATTAAAAAAGTCCTTTTTGCCAAAGAATCTGAGCTCTGA